TAGGGTTATATCTTGTTAATGAAAGACTTAGAAGATTTTATGGCAATGAAAGTACTCTTAATATAGAAAGCTATCCTCGTTTAGGAACAAAAATAACCTTTAAAATCCCTAAAAGATTTGTTTACCATGATGTTTTCAGCTATAGTAGCTGATGATGAACCTTATGCAAGGGAAGAATTAATTTATATTCTTTCTCAATTTTCATCATGCAAGGTGCTGGCTCAGGCTGGTAGTGCCTCAGACTGTATATCAGTGTATTCAAAGATGAAATCAGATGTAGTCTTCCTTGATATTGAAATGCCTGATATGTCAGGAATTGAAACAGCAAAAATACTTCTCAAATTTAATGATCCTCCATTGATTATTTTTGCAACAGCTTATGATGATTATGCTGTTGAGGCTTTTGAACTTGGAGCTCTGGATTATATTCTTAAACCATTTGAAGAAAAAAGGATAACAAAAACTATCATGAGAATAGAGAGTCTTAAAAATAATAAAACTGAATGGACACAGGCAGTCAATAAACTGTCTCAATTTCTTGAAAGAAAAAGAGTGTTTAAAAAGCTTCCTGTTCAACAGAATGAAGGTGTAATAAGTTTTATTCCTTATAATGAAATTTTGTATTGCGAAGCATTTGAAGGAGGAGTAAAAGTATTCAGTTTAAAAAATGAATACTACTTCGATGGAACTCTATCAGAGCTGGAAGCCAGGCTTAAAGAAGAAGGTTTTATGCGAGTTCACAAAAGCTATATTGTGAATTTAAAAAGAATTGAAGCAGTGTTGCCATGGTTTAAAGGTACCTACTGGCTTATAATAGAAGGCAAACACTGTCAGATTCCAGTGAGCAAAGCTATGATTAAAGAACTTAAAGACATTTTAGGATTAAAGTTTAACTGTTAATTTCCATTCAAATTCTATCATTTCCATTCATATAAAAATTTTCTCTTTTTATCCTTATGTAATTGTTAATATCCTTTTTAAGTTGTAAAATTTTTTAGAAAAAATAAAAAGGAGGTGTATTTTTATGCATGCTTTAATCCTGGTGATTATTGCAGCTCTTGTATTTGTCCTTGCTTACAGGTTTTACAGCGCTTTTATTGCTGCAAAAGTTCTTGCTCTTGATCCAAATCGTCCAACACCTGCAGTTAAATTGAATGACGGAAGAGACTATGTCCCTACAAATAAATGGCTTATTTTTGGACACCACTTTGCAGCAATAGCTGGCGCTGGACCATTGATCGGACCAGTTCTTGCAGCTCAGTTTGGATATCTTCCAGGGTTCTTATGGATTTTAATTGGAGGAGTTTTCGCAGGTGCTGTACATGATATGGTTGTTCTTTTTGCATCAGTAAGACACAATGGAAAATCTCTTGCTGAAGTAGCAAAAGCACAAATAGGACCTTTTTCTTACTGGCTTGTTCTGGTTGCTACATTATTTTTATTAATAATTGTTCTTGCAGGTGCATCAATATCTGTTGTCAATGCTCTATTTCACAGCCCTTGGGGTACTTTTACTGTTGGGATTACTATTCCCATTGCCTTATTTATTGGTATGTATCTTAAATGGTTAAGACCTGGCAAGATTGCCGAGGCGAGTGTTATAGGAGTGATACTTATAATATTAGCAGTTGTTCTTGGTCCTGTAATTAAAGATTCTTCTTTAGCACCATTTTTTACTTTTGAGAAAAAAGATATCTCACTATTTGTAACAATTTACGGATTTATTGCTGCTGTTTTACCAGTATGGTTACTCCTTGTTCCGAGAGATTATCTCAGTTCCTACATGAAATTTGGTACTATGTTGCTACTTGCAATTGGAGTTATTCTTGTCAATCCTTTGATTCAAATGCCTCCAACAACACAGTTTGTTTCAGGTGGAGGACCTGTAATCCCGGGTAAAGTCTGGCCATTTGTTTTTATCACAATAGCATGTGGTGCTATTTCAGGTTTTCACTCTCTTGTATCATCAGGAACAACCCCCAAAATGGTTACAAATGAAAGAGATATCAGACCAATTGGTTATGGGGCAATGCTTACAGAGAGCTTTGTTGCATTGATGGCATTAATTGCAGCAACAGTACTTCCTACAGCAGACTACTTTGCAATCAATAGCCCTCCAGCACTGTTTCAAAAGCTCGGGATGCAAGTACAGGATCTTCCATATCTTTCAGCACTTGTGGGAGAAGAGCTTGCAGGTCGTCCAGGTGGTGCGGTTTCTCTTGCAGTTGGAATGGCAGATATATTCTCAAGAATTGGTGGATTGAGACATCTTATGAGTTACTGGTATCACTTTGCAATTATGTTTGAAGCTCTCTTTATTCTTACACTTATTGACGCTGGAACAAGAGTTGGACGATATCTTATGCAGGAAATCGGTGGAGTTGTTTACCCAAAATTGAGAGATTATACCTGGTGGCCAGGTGTTATTGTAACAAGTGGAATATTTAGTTTTTGCTGGGGATATTTACTTTATACAGGAACTATTTCAACAATATGGCCACTTTTCGGAGTAAATAATCAGCTTCTTGGTGGTATGGCTTTAGCAATATCTACAACATTTCTTCTGAGACTTGGTAAGGCTAAATATATATGGATAACAGTGATTCCTATGGCTTTTCTTTTGATTACTACAATTGTTGCTGGATATCAAAATATTGTAAATAACTATTTACCAAAACATAACTATTTACTCGCTGGAATTTCTGTGGTTATGATAATAATGGTTGTCTTGATTGTAGCGGACTCGATCAGAGTATGGCTAGGTATTTTAAGCGGTAAAATGCCTTTAATAAAAGATACTGAAGAGGCTTCTGTTGCACAGAATGCCCCAACAAAATATTTATCAGAATAATACAAAAACAGGTGGTTGTAGCCAACCACCTGTTTTTCTCAAAAATATTTTTTAAACCAGAAAACATTTCTTATCAGCTAGAATATCTACCACAAGGCAGGAGCATGGACAACATAACATTTTAGAGGTGTCTGTCCTTTTGCCTTTAATCCATGAAGTTCTTTAGCTCCTATGGCTATAATATCACCTTTTTTAACTATTTGCCAGTTGTTTTCTATATATATTTCACCTTCACCCTCAACTATAAATATGCTGTCTACTTCCTTTTCATGAGTATGTAAAGGTATTTCAACACCAGGATCAAGTTCCATTATAATGATACTTAATTCAGGATGTTTTTCTTTTGTAATTACATAACCTACCTTTACTCCACTGAATTTTTGATGAGGCTGC
This Thermodesulfovibrio thiophilus DSM 17215 DNA region includes the following protein-coding sequences:
- a CDS encoding LytR/AlgR family response regulator transcription factor; amino-acid sequence: MMFSAIVADDEPYAREELIYILSQFSSCKVLAQAGSASDCISVYSKMKSDVVFLDIEMPDMSGIETAKILLKFNDPPLIIFATAYDDYAVEAFELGALDYILKPFEEKRITKTIMRIESLKNNKTEWTQAVNKLSQFLERKRVFKKLPVQQNEGVISFIPYNEILYCEAFEGGVKVFSLKNEYYFDGTLSELEARLKEEGFMRVHKSYIVNLKRIEAVLPWFKGTYWLIIEGKHCQIPVSKAMIKELKDILGLKFNC
- a CDS encoding carbon starvation protein A; its protein translation is MHALILVIIAALVFVLAYRFYSAFIAAKVLALDPNRPTPAVKLNDGRDYVPTNKWLIFGHHFAAIAGAGPLIGPVLAAQFGYLPGFLWILIGGVFAGAVHDMVVLFASVRHNGKSLAEVAKAQIGPFSYWLVLVATLFLLIIVLAGASISVVNALFHSPWGTFTVGITIPIALFIGMYLKWLRPGKIAEASVIGVILIILAVVLGPVIKDSSLAPFFTFEKKDISLFVTIYGFIAAVLPVWLLLVPRDYLSSYMKFGTMLLLAIGVILVNPLIQMPPTTQFVSGGGPVIPGKVWPFVFITIACGAISGFHSLVSSGTTPKMVTNERDIRPIGYGAMLTESFVALMALIAATVLPTADYFAINSPPALFQKLGMQVQDLPYLSALVGEELAGRPGGAVSLAVGMADIFSRIGGLRHLMSYWYHFAIMFEALFILTLIDAGTRVGRYLMQEIGGVVYPKLRDYTWWPGVIVTSGIFSFCWGYLLYTGTISTIWPLFGVNNQLLGGMALAISTTFLLRLGKAKYIWITVIPMAFLLITTIVAGYQNIVNNYLPKHNYLLAGISVVMIIMVVLIVADSIRVWLGILSGKMPLIKDTEEASVAQNAPTKYLSE
- a CDS encoding cupin domain-containing protein, whose protein sequence is QPHQKFSGVKVGYVITKEKHPELSIIIMELDPGVEIPLHTHEKEVDSIFIVEGEGEIYIENNWQIVKKGDIIAIGAKELHGLKAKGQTPLKCYVVHAPALW